One genomic segment of bacterium includes these proteins:
- a CDS encoding SoxR reducing system RseC family protein translates to MLEEKGKAVEVKGDTVIVMVDRKDKGHCGCCCLCRKEKGFFFLEAANDGKVKVGDSVIVRIDDSGLLKGVFFIYALPVIGFITGIISAYYVPFLSLKMVIFLSVFTAFWYYGLKKGNETGKRMKPEIIRRDNGTEGKG, encoded by the coding sequence ATGCTGGAAGAAAAGGGTAAAGCAGTAGAAGTAAAAGGAGATACAGTGATAGTTATGGTAGATAGAAAGGACAAGGGGCATTGTGGTTGCTGCTGTTTATGTAGAAAAGAGAAAGGGTTCTTTTTTCTTGAAGCAGCAAATGATGGAAAGGTAAAGGTGGGAGATAGTGTAATAGTAAGGATAGATGATAGTGGATTGTTAAAAGGGGTCTTTTTTATTTATGCTTTACCAGTGATAGGTTTTATTACAGGAATTATATCAGCATATTATGTCCCCTTTCTTTCCTTAAAGATGGTAATATTTCTTTCTGTGTTTACAGCATTCTGGTATTATGGATTGAAAAAAGGGAATGAGACAGGTAAAAGAATGAAACCTGAGATTATAAGGAGAGACAATGGAACTGAAGGAAAAGGTTGA